The Deinococcus aerolatus genomic sequence GGCGGATGCAGTGGGTCAGGTGCCCGGCGTGTTCGGTCTCGCCTAGGCAGGCGTCGGCGCAGGAAGTACACACCTGGGCACACTCGAAGCAGGCCTCGATGCAGGTGGTCAGGGCGTTCATGTCGAAGGGGGACTGGCCGAGTTGCGGGTGCGTCTGCAGCATGCGGGTGATGGCGGAACCAGCGTTCTGGGTCATGGTGATACCTCCGGAGAACAGGGTGGGGAGTGGCTGTGGCTGGGACGTTCGGTTCCTATCGTGCAGAGCGGTGTGTTAAGCCCCTGTAAAGCGCCGCGCTCCCTCAAGGTTGGCTCAAGACGGGGGAAGGCCACAGCCGACGGGGTGGGCGACCACCAGCAAGCCCCCTCGCAAGAGGGGGCCTGTCCATGTCGTCTGGCTCAGCTGGCTGTGGCCGTGGGCTCCAGGCTGTCACGGAGACGCGTCAGCAGTTCCTCGCCGCGCTCGTAGCCGGGGCGCACGAAGACCATTGCCATGTTGCTCCAGTCCTGCACGGCCGCAACCTCCTGGCCACCTTCGTTCAGCTTCAGGTGTGGATACGCGCCGTACTCCACGAAGCAGCCGAATTCGGTGGCCACCTTCTCCAGGGTGAGGGTGCTCTGCTCGGTCCAGCGCACCAGATACGGCAACAGGAACGCGGGCTTGCCGCATGAGCCGCCCAGGCCCACCAGCGGCAGGCCGGCAACGGTGGGCACCTCGTCGCGCAGCTGGGCACGGGTCAGAAAAGCCTGGCGGTCACGCACGAGGGCGGGGCCAGTCTTCATGGAAGCAACGTAGGGGCCAACAGTGAGCTTGGTCATGGGTGTTCTCCTCAGGGGTGCGCGGAAAGTCGTTGACTTTCCGCGCAGATGGGCTTCAGGCGTGCGCGGGCAGGGAAGGCTGGGCAGTGACGGTGACCGCGTCCGGCTTCACGGGGGGACGGAAGCCGCGCAGCCTCAGGGCGTTGGACAGGACGAAGACGCTGGAAAAGCCCATCGCCGCCGCCGCGAGCACCGGGCTGAGCAGGAGGCCGAAAGCCGGGTACAACACGCCCGCCGCGACGGGAATCAGGATGATGTTGTAGGCGAAAGCCCAGAACAGGTTGAGCTTGATGTTGCGCAAGGTGGCGCGGCTCAGGGCGAAGGCGTTGGGCACGCCGCGCAGGTCGCCCGACATCAGGATCACGTCGGCGGTTTCCACCGCCACGTCCGTGCCGGTGCCAATGGCCAGGCCCACGTCGGCCTGAGCAAGTGCGGGAGCATCGTTGATGCCGTCCCCAACGAAGGCGACTTTGTGGCCCTTGGCCTGAAGCTCCTTGACCGCGTCACTCTTGCCGCTGGGCAGGACTTCTGCCAGCACCTCGT encodes the following:
- a CDS encoding four-helix bundle copper-binding protein, which translates into the protein MTQNAGSAITRMLQTHPQLGQSPFDMNALTTCIEACFECAQVCTSCADACLGETEHAGHLTHCIR